AATTCAACACCAGTTAATTCTTTGTATTGTACTGGATCTATAGACTTTATATCTAGTAGTACTAAATCAGCATACTCTAAAGCTTCTTTAACTTTATCATTAAATAAATATCCAGAAGTATCTATCGCTGTATGTATTCCTTCTTCTTTACAAAGTTTCAATAGCTCCTTTACATACTCAGGTTGAGTTAGCGGGTCTCCACCGGTCACCGTAACTCCACCTGTTTTTATAAAGTTTTTATATCTACAGATTTCTAAGAAAGTTTGCTCAGGAGTTTCTAAGAATTTTGCATCCTCTTTTTTCCAAGTATCACAATTATGGCAATATTTACATCTTAAAGGACACCCTTGAGTAAATACTACATATCTAATACCAGGTCCATCAACAGTTCCAAAACTCTCATGCGAGTGAATAAATCCCTTTTTCATTTCTTAGCACATCCTTTATTATTACTTTTAATTATTACATATTTCCGTTAATAGTTCTTGAAATAACGTCTAATTGTTGCTCTTTTGTTAATCTTACGAAGTTAACAGCATATCCAGAAACTCTGATAGTTAATTGAGGGTACTTCTCAGGGTTTGCCATTGCATCCTCTAATAATGTTCTATCAAATACGTTAACGTTTAAGTGCTGTCCTCCATCTGCTGTGAAGTATCCATCCATTAATGCAACTAAGTTTGCTACTCTTTCTTCTCTAGATTTTCCTAAAGCTCCTGGAGTAATTGCAAATGTGTAAGAAATTCCATCTTCTGCATGGTGGAATGGTAACTTAGCAACTGAAGCAAGTGCTGCTACAGCTCCTCTTGTATCTCTTCCGTTCATTGGGTTTGCTCCTGGTGAGAATGGAGTTCCTGCTTGTCTTCCACAAGGAGTTGTTCCTGTTTTCTTTCCATAAACAACGTTTGAAGTTATTGTTAATATAGATTGAGTAGCTTTTGAATTTCTGTATGTATCATGAGTTCTGATGTAGTTCATGAATTTTTCCATTATTTCAACAGCTAATTTATCTGTCTCATCATTGTTGTTTCCGAATGGTACATACTCTCCCTCTCTTACGAAATCAACAGCTATTCCTCTCTCGTCTCTTATTACTCTTACTTTAGCATCTCTAATAGCTGCTAATGAGTCAGCAACGATTGATAATCCAGCGATTCCTGATGCTTGAGTTCTTAAAACTTCTACATCGTGAAGAGCCATTTCAAACGCCTCATAAGAATACTTATCGTGCATATAGTGGATAACTTTAAGAGCATTAATATATACTCCTGCTAACCATTTTAACATTAAGTCATATTTTTCCATTACTTCGTTGAAATCTAAGTACTCAGAAGTAATTCCTTCAAATTTAGGTCCTACTTGAGCTCCTGACTTCTCATCTCTTCCACCATTAATAGCATATAGTAATGCTTTTGGTAAGTTTACTCTAGCTCCGAAGAATTGCATTTGCTTTCCTATTTTCATTGGAGATACACAACATGCGATTCCATAGTCGTCTCCTAAATCGTGTCTCATTAAATCATCATTTTCATATTGAATTGCTGATGTATCTATTGAAACTTTAGCACAGAAGTTCTTCCAGTTCTCTGGAGATTTTTGTGACCATAATACAGTTAAGTTTGGCTCTGGAGCTGGTCCTAAGTTATATAAAGTATTTAAATATCTGAATGCAGTTTTAGAAACTAAAGTTCTTCCATCTACACCTTCTCCTCCTAAAGCTTCAGTTACCCAAGTTGGATCTCCTGAGAATAACTCATTGTACTCTGGAGTTCTTAAGAATCTAATTATTCTTAATTTTATGATAAATTGATCAATTAAATCTTGAGCTTCAGTCTCAGTAATTAATCCTTTTGCTAAATCTTTTTCAATAAAGATATCTAAGAATGTAGCAGTTCTTCCAACTGACATAGCTGCTCCATCTTGATCTTTTGTAGCTGCTAAGTATGCGAAGTATACCCATTGTACAGCTTCTTTTGCGTTTGTAGCTGGCTTTGTTACATCAAATCCATAAGAAGCACACATTTTTACAAATGCTTTTAATGCACCTATTTGCTCAGTAATTTCTTCTCTTTTTCTGATGATTTCTTCAGTTAACTCTGGAGCTTCAGCTTTCTTTAATTCGAATTTTCTCTCTTCGATTAATCTGTCTACTCCGTATAAAGCTACTCTTCTATAATCTCCGATTATTCTTCCTCTTCCGTAAGCATCTGGTAATCCTGTTACGATTCCTGATTTTCTTACTGCTCTCATATCATCAGTGTATGCTGAGAATACTCCTTCGTTATGAGTTTTTCTATATCTTGTAAAGATCTCTTTTGTTATTGGATCAATTTCATATCCATAAGCATTTAAAGAGTTCTCAACCATTCTTAATCCACCTTTTGGATAGATTCCTCTCTTTAATGGTGCATCTGTTTGAAGTCCTACGATTGATTCATTTTCTTTTGAAATGTATCCAGGTCCGTAAGTATCAATTGCTTGTGGGTATCTAGTTTCTGCATCGTAAACACCTTTTGCAATTTCTTCTTTAAACATTTCTGTTAATTTTGACCAAACAGCTTTTGTGTTTTCTGTAGCCCCAACTAAAAATGATTCGTCTCCAGTGTACGGTGTGTAGTTGTTCTGGATGAAATCTCTAACATTGATTTCTTTCTTCCATAAATTCCCTTTGAAATCTGACCAGTAAGATTGTAAGTTTTCCATCTTTTTCCTCCTGAGTGGATTATAAATTATATATATTCCATTTATATTTTTCGTTTAAGCCCTGTTAAGCTCAACTTAATTTTCAAGGAAATTATAACATAAATAATAATTAGTGTCAAACTTTTCCGCACTTTTTAACGATTAAAATTATACTTTTTTAGTGGTTATTAATTGATTTTTTTATTTAATTTTTTTATCTAGTATCAATTCTCGAACACTCTCACTCAAATTTTTGCTTTCTTCTAGATTTATTTTTTTCAAATCTATCGGTTTTCCTACAGTCACTACAACCTTCTGATTTGATTTTATTAATACACTTCTTCTATTTTGAACAAAAAAAGTTCCATCAATAGTTAAAGGTAATATTATTCCGTTTGTTTCTGTAGCTAATTTAAAACTACCTTTTTTAAAATTTCCAATTTCTCCGGTTAATGTTCTCTCACCTTCTGGGAAAATAACTGTCGGATATCCTTGCTTAACTATTTCAACAGCTTTTTTTATACTTTTTATTCCTTCTCTAGGATTACTTCTATCTAAAAATATACATTTACTTAACTTCATCCACATTGAATAAAACGGCCAATTTTCCATCTCTTTTTTTGCTACAAATCCAACTGGAATATCGAGTGCTGTCACTATAACAGGAATATCTAAATTACTTGCATGATTAGCTACTACAACTATCCCATCATTTAATTTCATTTTTCTATAAGCGGTTTCATCTAAATAATTTACCTCTAAATTTATTTTTGCTGCTTTAACTATTCTTTCAGATAGTTTTTTCAACTCTTTTCTTGCTTCAAAAGGAGCTTTTTCACTAGACATCTCTTTTATTTTTTTAGCTTTAAATAATGTTATATACGAAAAATTTAGTAGTGCTACTAAAGTTACTTTTAATAATGTTAACATCCTTCCTCCTTTTTTTTATTTATAACTTTCTTTATACTTCCATAATCGAATCCTTTTCTCATAAGAGAAGCTATTTTTTTATGTTCATCCTTATTTCCTAATTTATCCCAAGCTTTTATCAACT
Above is a window of Candidatus Cetobacterium colombiensis DNA encoding:
- a CDS encoding lysophospholipid acyltransferase family protein, with translation MLTLLKVTLVALLNFSYITLFKAKKIKEMSSEKAPFEARKELKKLSERIVKAAKINLEVNYLDETAYRKMKLNDGIVVVANHASNLDIPVIVTALDIPVGFVAKKEMENWPFYSMWMKLSKCIFLDRSNPREGIKSIKKAVEIVKQGYPTVIFPEGERTLTGEIGNFKKGSFKLATETNGIILPLTIDGTFFVQNRRSVLIKSNQKVVVTVGKPIDLKKINLEESKNLSESVRELILDKKIK
- the pflB gene encoding formate C-acetyltransferase; this translates as MENLQSYWSDFKGNLWKKEINVRDFIQNNYTPYTGDESFLVGATENTKAVWSKLTEMFKEEIAKGVYDAETRYPQAIDTYGPGYISKENESIVGLQTDAPLKRGIYPKGGLRMVENSLNAYGYEIDPITKEIFTRYRKTHNEGVFSAYTDDMRAVRKSGIVTGLPDAYGRGRIIGDYRRVALYGVDRLIEERKFELKKAEAPELTEEIIRKREEITEQIGALKAFVKMCASYGFDVTKPATNAKEAVQWVYFAYLAATKDQDGAAMSVGRTATFLDIFIEKDLAKGLITETEAQDLIDQFIIKLRIIRFLRTPEYNELFSGDPTWVTEALGGEGVDGRTLVSKTAFRYLNTLYNLGPAPEPNLTVLWSQKSPENWKNFCAKVSIDTSAIQYENDDLMRHDLGDDYGIACCVSPMKIGKQMQFFGARVNLPKALLYAINGGRDEKSGAQVGPKFEGITSEYLDFNEVMEKYDLMLKWLAGVYINALKVIHYMHDKYSYEAFEMALHDVEVLRTQASGIAGLSIVADSLAAIRDAKVRVIRDERGIAVDFVREGEYVPFGNNNDETDKLAVEIMEKFMNYIRTHDTYRNSKATQSILTITSNVVYGKKTGTTPCGRQAGTPFSPGANPMNGRDTRGAVAALASVAKLPFHHAEDGISYTFAITPGALGKSREERVANLVALMDGYFTADGGQHLNVNVFDRTLLEDAMANPEKYPQLTIRVSGYAVNFVRLTKEQQLDVISRTINGNM
- the pflA gene encoding pyruvate formate-lyase-activating protein, which translates into the protein MKKGFIHSHESFGTVDGPGIRYVVFTQGCPLRCKYCHNCDTWKKEDAKFLETPEQTFLEICRYKNFIKTGGVTVTGGDPLTQPEYVKELLKLCKEEGIHTAIDTSGYLFNDKVKEALEYADLVLLDIKSIDPVQYKELTGVELEPTLKFANYLKEIGKPMWVRHVVVPGITDNDELLEKLADYLKDFDNLEKVEVLPYHSLGEYKWQKIGLEYPLKGIEQLSPERFENAKNIFKSRGLSVK